In the genome of Leptolyngbya subtilissima AS-A7, one region contains:
- a CDS encoding ABC transporter permease, whose amino-acid sequence MIDLLHAELKRTWIQFIRYPTEVISGIVIILAVFYGLFTSAQYIAGPGFAFGDRLDSVVLGYAMWTLIISVNNDIAINLQIEAETGTLEQVFLSPYGAPRVFLARAFASLALRLVILIVVLLLLMGLSGSRLAFPPILLLPLTSLLLAGYGLSFLMGAAALVFKRVQQVLGIFQFLLLFLLAAPLEESTGLMQYLRFLLPMLPSTGLLRDLMARSLGLDWFTYGLALLNGIVYFALGLLVFRWAEATAKQRGSLSGY is encoded by the coding sequence ATGATCGATCTGCTGCACGCCGAACTCAAGCGCACCTGGATTCAGTTCATCCGCTACCCCACGGAGGTGATCTCTGGGATCGTCATCATCTTGGCCGTCTTCTACGGTCTGTTTACCAGTGCCCAGTACATTGCCGGGCCGGGGTTTGCCTTTGGCGATCGCCTTGATTCGGTAGTCCTCGGCTATGCCATGTGGACCCTGATTATTTCTGTCAACAACGACATTGCCATCAATCTGCAGATCGAAGCCGAAACCGGCACTCTGGAGCAGGTCTTTCTCTCCCCCTATGGGGCACCGCGAGTGTTTTTGGCCAGAGCCTTTGCCAGCCTGGCCCTGCGGTTGGTCATTCTGATCGTGGTGTTGCTGCTCTTGATGGGGCTTTCTGGCAGTCGCTTGGCATTCCCTCCCATCTTGCTGCTGCCGCTGACTTCGCTGCTGCTGGCCGGTTATGGCCTGTCTTTTTTGATGGGGGCGGCGGCGCTGGTGTTTAAGCGGGTGCAGCAAGTTTTGGGGATTTTTCAGTTTCTGCTGCTGTTTTTGCTGGCGGCCCCGCTGGAAGAATCGACCGGACTGATGCAGTATCTGCGGTTTCTGTTGCCCATGCTGCCCAGCACCGGCCTGCTGCGCGACCTCATGGCCCGAAGCCTGGGTCTAGACTGGTTTACCTACGGTCTGGCCCTGCTCAACGGGATCGTCTATTTTGCCCTGGGGCTGCTTGTTTTCCGCTGGGCCGAAGCCACTGCCAAGCAGCGGGGTTCTCTGAGCGGGTATTAG
- a CDS encoding helix-turn-helix domain-containing protein, giving the protein MGKAGAALKQVLETYNISQYSLAAVLDVERNNVYRWANEKRDPSAETVVELVRALKSMNPEAAEVFVKLYLGDEI; this is encoded by the coding sequence ATGGGAAAAGCAGGAGCCGCTCTCAAGCAAGTGCTTGAGACTTACAACATCAGCCAGTACAGCCTTGCCGCCGTGCTGGATGTTGAACGCAATAATGTCTACCGATGGGCGAATGAGAAGCGCGATCCATCAGCCGAAACAGTAGTTGAGCTTGTTAGGGCACTAAAATCTATGAACCCTGAAGCGGCTGAGGTTTTCGTCAAGCTTTATCTAGGCGATGAAATCTGA